A region from the Simiduia sp. 21SJ11W-1 genome encodes:
- a CDS encoding LytTR family DNA-binding domain-containing protein, translated as MTLKALIVDDESLGRRGLKLRLADIEGVEVVGECSNGSEALAAIPELAPDLVFLDIQMPGMDGFDVVRALQADDMPMIIFCTAFDHYAVDAFKIHAVDYLLKPIEDTRLREAVARAHHVYDHKNAVADKAQLLDVIGRITQKDPSQLDEWLSDEDNSNQYPEKLAVKDGGNITLVPVADIDWVDAAGDYMCLHVNGVIHVMRITMKALEEQLNPGLFQRVHRSTIVNIKRIEKISSHINGEYHLILHSGDKLKMSRSYKDKVSTFLK; from the coding sequence ATGACCCTCAAGGCACTGATTGTTGACGACGAATCCCTGGGCCGCCGCGGCCTGAAACTGCGCTTGGCAGACATAGAGGGCGTTGAAGTGGTTGGGGAGTGCAGCAACGGCAGCGAAGCGCTGGCGGCCATTCCCGAGCTTGCCCCGGATTTGGTGTTTCTGGATATTCAAATGCCCGGCATGGATGGCTTTGATGTGGTGCGCGCACTGCAAGCAGACGACATGCCGATGATTATTTTCTGCACGGCGTTTGATCACTACGCCGTAGACGCCTTTAAAATTCACGCCGTGGATTATTTGCTAAAACCCATTGAAGACACCCGCCTGCGCGAAGCCGTGGCCCGCGCACACCATGTGTACGATCACAAAAATGCGGTAGCAGATAAGGCCCAGTTGCTGGATGTGATAGGCCGCATCACTCAAAAAGATCCGTCGCAGCTGGATGAATGGCTGAGCGATGAAGATAACAGCAATCAGTACCCGGAAAAACTGGCCGTGAAAGACGGCGGCAACATCACGCTGGTGCCGGTGGCAGATATAGACTGGGTAGATGCCGCAGGCGATTACATGTGCCTGCACGTAAATGGCGTGATACACGTGATGCGCATCACCATGAAGGCCCTGGAAGAGCAGCTTAACCCCGGGCTCTTTCAACGGGTGCACCGGTCAACCATTGTGAATATCAAACGTATTGAAAAAATCAGTTCTCATATCAATGGGGAATATCATTTGATTCTTCACAGTGGCGACAAACTCAAGATGAGCCGCAGCTACAAAGACAAGGTATCCACCTTCCTCAAGTAA
- a CDS encoding sensor histidine kinase — MQPLNQQPLVQKILTQPNYQFWALNLFGWAGYGFFVALSAIFWDRHFGMQVAYTLLSVTTGLMLSLGLREFFKKIWNMNALLRGIYSLLAVIVTTGLWSYLKMEVFFYLNQDMKTDRSLYEYLGWYTYSFFIFLSWAALYFSLKYYRMLQAEKEKTLKAQAMAHEAQLKMLRYQLNPHFLFNTLNAISTLILEKETATANGMVTELSKFLRYSLDNNPMQKVTLAQEVETLKLYLGIEKLRFEERLNIHFRISESARNAHIPNLLLQPLIENAIKYAIAKSPNGGTIELDADVLHNQLSIQLTDDGPGIADIPVALRERAEGQHGGVGLANTRERLHELYGAAHSFELENIEPHGLRITIRIPYSSTERSKAA; from the coding sequence ATGCAGCCCCTTAATCAACAACCGCTGGTTCAGAAAATTCTGACCCAACCCAACTACCAGTTCTGGGCACTCAACCTGTTTGGGTGGGCCGGCTATGGCTTTTTTGTGGCGCTGTCTGCCATCTTCTGGGACAGGCACTTCGGCATGCAGGTGGCCTACACGCTATTGTCGGTAACTACAGGCCTGATGCTGAGCTTGGGGCTGAGGGAGTTTTTCAAGAAAATCTGGAACATGAACGCGCTCTTGCGGGGGATTTACTCGCTGCTGGCGGTGATTGTGACCACGGGCCTTTGGTCTTATTTAAAGATGGAGGTGTTTTTCTACCTCAATCAGGATATGAAAACAGACCGCTCCCTGTACGAATACCTGGGCTGGTACACCTATTCGTTTTTTATATTTTTGAGCTGGGCGGCGCTGTATTTCAGCCTCAAATACTACCGCATGCTGCAGGCCGAGAAAGAAAAAACCCTGAAAGCCCAAGCCATGGCCCACGAGGCCCAGCTGAAAATGCTGCGCTACCAGCTAAATCCGCACTTTTTGTTCAACACCCTGAATGCCATTTCCACGCTGATTCTTGAAAAGGAAACCGCCACGGCCAACGGCATGGTGACTGAGCTCAGCAAATTTTTGCGCTACTCGCTTGATAACAACCCCATGCAGAAAGTGACGCTGGCCCAAGAGGTGGAAACCCTGAAACTCTACCTGGGCATTGAAAAGCTGCGCTTTGAAGAGCGGCTGAACATTCACTTTCGCATTAGCGAGTCGGCGCGCAATGCCCACATTCCCAATTTGCTGCTGCAACCATTAATTGAAAACGCCATTAAATACGCCATTGCCAAAAGCCCCAATGGCGGCACCATCGAGCTGGATGCCGATGTGCTGCACAACCAGCTGTCTATTCAGCTAACCGATGATGGCCCCGGCATTGCCGATATTCCCGTGGCACTGCGCGAACGCGCTGAGGGCCAACACGGCGGCGTTGGCCTTGCCAATACCCGCGAGCGGCTGCACGAGCTGTATGGCGCAGCCCACAGTTTTGAGCTAGAAAACATAGAACCACACGGGCTGCGCATTACCATTCGCATTCCCTACAGCAGTACAGAAAGGAGCAAAGCTGCATGA
- a CDS encoding VOC family protein, translated as MIGYVTVGTQDLNRAAAFYDALLGELGASRMMEGERLIAWTAGPKSPGFCVALPFDGQPASAGNGTMVAFAVNSPAEVEALHAKALGLGATDEGAPGPRSDGAFYCAYFRDLDGNKFNAFCMGS; from the coding sequence ATGATAGGCTATGTAACCGTAGGAACACAGGATTTAAACCGCGCAGCGGCCTTTTACGATGCGCTCTTGGGCGAGCTGGGCGCCAGCCGCATGATGGAGGGCGAACGCCTGATAGCCTGGACGGCCGGGCCCAAGTCACCGGGCTTTTGCGTGGCTCTGCCCTTTGATGGCCAGCCAGCAAGTGCGGGCAATGGCACCATGGTGGCCTTTGCCGTTAACTCCCCCGCCGAGGTAGAGGCCCTGCACGCTAAAGCCCTGGGGCTTGGCGCCACAGATGAAGGCGCGCCCGGACCCCGCAGCGATGGCGCCTTTTACTGCGCCTACTTTCGCGATTTGGATGGCAACAAATTCAATGCGTTTTGCATGGGCAGCTAG
- a CDS encoding DUF1971 domain-containing protein — protein sequence MKTLPEHLVAYKKTPVFSETTVPAGLLKEHQTKAGAWGKIVVLEGELEYTINEPETETLVLTPARFGVVEPQILHQVKPLGTVQFYVEFYRAG from the coding sequence GTGAAAACCTTACCCGAGCACCTTGTTGCCTATAAGAAAACGCCGGTATTTTCTGAAACCACGGTGCCGGCGGGCCTTTTGAAAGAGCACCAAACCAAGGCCGGCGCCTGGGGAAAAATAGTCGTGCTAGAGGGTGAGCTTGAATACACCATCAACGAGCCTGAAACAGAAACCCTGGTGCTAACACCTGCGCGGTTCGGCGTGGTGGAACCGCAAATACTGCACCAGGTAAAACCCTTGGGCACCGTGCAATTTTATGTGGAGTTCTACCGCGCTGGGTAA
- a CDS encoding penicillin-binding protein, which yields MTPEELQALKIAFSYMPNRIEVTKYEYGERYEKVLAHIDSVRETLLINGVDPEEVYGEIHDDIAPNSTY from the coding sequence ATGACACCGGAAGAATTACAGGCTTTGAAAATTGCCTTTAGCTATATGCCGAACCGCATTGAAGTCACCAAGTATGAATACGGCGAGCGCTATGAAAAAGTGTTGGCCCACATAGATTCTGTGCGTGAAACACTTTTGATAAACGGGGTAGACCCGGAGGAAGTGTACGGCGAGATTCACGACGATATTGCACCCAATTCAACCTACTGA
- a CDS encoding SOS response-associated peptidase family protein has product MRDLGLDDSQLRYSADCAPCNPISIITGNGEGPMVQDALWHLYLEPTATGFKPHPRYWSINTNWAQLPKKREFKISRCLIPATSFVESQDGKRPHQLQFEGEAFCFGGLYKRWAHAQTGETVTSASIITLAGHPKLEGIHRKSLPLIFNQHQLADMQQWLNPALTDTTSLQPFLVSQLRLPLTAQPIDKSSSKNPIAEAFVIPADAGQI; this is encoded by the coding sequence ATGCGTGATCTGGGCTTGGATGATAGCCAATTGCGCTACAGTGCTGATTGCGCGCCTTGTAACCCCATCAGCATTATTACCGGCAACGGGGAGGGGCCAATGGTGCAAGATGCACTGTGGCACTTGTATCTGGAGCCCACGGCAACGGGGTTTAAGCCGCACCCGCGCTATTGGTCTATCAATACCAATTGGGCGCAGCTGCCGAAAAAGCGCGAGTTCAAAATCAGCCGCTGTTTAATACCTGCCACAAGCTTTGTTGAAAGCCAGGATGGCAAGCGCCCACACCAGCTGCAGTTTGAAGGCGAAGCCTTTTGCTTTGGCGGCCTTTACAAACGTTGGGCGCACGCGCAAACCGGTGAGACTGTTACCTCTGCCTCTATTATTACCTTGGCAGGCCACCCTAAACTTGAAGGCATTCACAGAAAATCCCTGCCATTGATATTTAATCAACATCAGCTGGCTGACATGCAGCAATGGCTTAACCCGGCACTTACCGATACCACTTCGCTGCAACCGTTTTTGGTATCGCAACTGCGCCTGCCGCTAACGGCACAACCTATTGATAAATCCAGCAGCAAAAACCCCATTGCAGAGGCCTTCGTTATACCTGCAGACGCAGGCCAAATTTAA
- a CDS encoding YjfI family protein — MKAKSSAHYQREFRKRLREMGLVKKEVWIRPEYAKQLQAIEKQLREPGMNPNAGVMDMEERANSWSTAELHKALGGSGLNAEVEFIDGVEPAIHLSMNDYGDLPVFLTVVGDQVIVESVLWSVNDVQDVHAFNETVLRTHKYFPLSTVSLDNLGDDGDYYHMFGALSATSSLQNIIFEIEVLASNVIQATEAYSEHLK; from the coding sequence ATGAAAGCCAAATCTTCGGCCCACTACCAGCGGGAGTTCAGAAAGCGCCTGCGGGAGATGGGTTTGGTAAAGAAAGAAGTATGGATACGTCCGGAGTACGCCAAGCAATTGCAGGCTATTGAAAAGCAATTGCGCGAACCCGGCATGAACCCCAATGCAGGAGTTATGGATATGGAAGAAAGGGCAAACAGTTGGTCTACTGCCGAGTTGCATAAGGCGCTAGGTGGCTCCGGTTTGAATGCGGAAGTGGAATTCATTGACGGCGTTGAGCCGGCTATTCACCTAAGCATGAATGACTATGGCGACTTACCGGTGTTTTTAACGGTGGTGGGCGATCAGGTTATTGTGGAATCTGTGCTTTGGTCGGTGAACGATGTGCAGGATGTGCACGCATTCAATGAAACAGTATTGCGCACCCATAAGTACTTTCCGCTTTCCACTGTGAGTTTAGATAACCTGGGTGACGATGGTGATTACTACCATATGTTTGGTGCACTCAGTGCCACCTCCAGTTTACAAAATATTATTTTTGAAATTGAAGTGTTGGCAAGTAATGTTATTCAGGCCACCGAGGCCTATAGCGAACATCTTAAATAA
- a CDS encoding PspA/IM30 family protein, protein MNIWAKMMTALKGGINEAGEAVVDSQALRILDQELRDASEALKQSKDSLAEIIAREKLARQKGKDLSAKIEEHEGYALKALEKGDEPLAQEVAIKIADLENQLAQEQEAEADFKANADKLRQVIAQTEMNLKRMKQQVDTVKATENVQRAQAAVAERHSGSHSKMRTAMDSLERIKEKQALKAAQMAAAEEMSESSADASLQEKLEKAGIAGSAKSADDVLARLKAKKA, encoded by the coding sequence ATGAATATCTGGGCAAAAATGATGACCGCCCTCAAAGGTGGCATTAACGAAGCTGGTGAAGCAGTTGTAGATAGCCAGGCGCTAAGAATTTTGGATCAGGAGCTGCGCGACGCTTCAGAGGCGTTAAAGCAAAGTAAAGACAGCTTGGCCGAAATTATTGCGCGCGAGAAACTTGCACGCCAAAAAGGCAAAGATCTATCGGCCAAAATCGAAGAACACGAAGGTTATGCCCTCAAGGCGCTGGAAAAAGGTGATGAGCCGCTGGCCCAGGAAGTTGCTATAAAAATAGCCGACCTGGAAAATCAGCTAGCGCAGGAGCAGGAGGCCGAGGCAGATTTCAAAGCTAACGCCGATAAGCTTCGCCAGGTTATCGCGCAAACGGAAATGAATCTAAAGCGCATGAAGCAGCAGGTAGACACTGTAAAAGCTACCGAAAATGTACAGCGTGCACAGGCAGCTGTAGCTGAACGCCATAGCGGCTCTCACTCAAAAATGCGCACAGCAATGGATTCTTTGGAGCGCATCAAGGAAAAGCAGGCGCTTAAGGCCGCGCAAATGGCAGCAGCGGAAGAAATGAGCGAAAGTAGCGCTGATGCCTCACTGCAGGAAAAGCTTGAAAAGGCTGGAATCGCTGGCAGTGCAAAAAGTGCAGACGACGTACTGGCACGGCTAAAAGCAAAGAAAGCATAG
- a CDS encoding DUF1449 domain-containing protein, with protein sequence MFAILLSEKMDPFYQNIASFPTFIFTFFLLLTVLYWLVAVLGFVSIDVLDFDIPDIDGDLNSGSLKDMSTPDVLAGLMLKFGLHGVPVTIIISLVSLVGWLISYYATHFLIAWIDPGVFRYLLGLPILVGALWGAVMITSQLIKPLRPLFLNARQQTKTYVIGQTAIIRSSYADHSFGEAILSDGGAGLLLNVRADEGVRFQTGDRVVIISHDEATNLYRIVSEQEFSGM encoded by the coding sequence ATGTTTGCAATATTGTTATCGGAGAAGATGGATCCGTTCTACCAGAATATTGCCTCTTTCCCCACGTTCATTTTCACCTTCTTTTTATTGCTAACAGTGCTCTACTGGCTGGTTGCAGTACTGGGGTTTGTCAGTATCGATGTGCTGGATTTTGATATCCCCGATATCGACGGCGACCTCAATTCCGGCAGCCTCAAGGACATGAGTACACCGGATGTGCTGGCGGGATTGATGTTAAAGTTTGGCCTGCACGGTGTGCCGGTGACTATCATCATTTCGCTGGTATCACTGGTGGGATGGTTGATCTCTTACTATGCCACCCATTTTCTTATCGCCTGGATTGATCCGGGTGTGTTCCGCTACCTCTTGGGCTTACCTATCTTGGTGGGTGCTTTGTGGGGTGCCGTTATGATTACCTCACAACTCATTAAACCATTGCGCCCATTGTTCTTGAATGCCCGCCAGCAAACCAAAACCTATGTTATCGGTCAGACGGCGATTATTCGCTCGAGCTATGCCGATCACAGCTTCGGCGAGGCCATCTTGTCTGATGGCGGGGCCGGCCTGCTACTTAATGTGCGTGCCGATGAAGGCGTGCGTTTTCAAACCGGTGATCGGGTGGTCATTATCAGCCACGACGAAGCCACTAATCTCTACCGGATTGTTTCGGAACAAGAATTTTCCGGTATGTAA
- a CDS encoding flotillin family protein, with the protein MADLSVLMPVITGVGIFFVVLMGLAALFKAFYVKVEQGVALIVNDMTSKPKVHFTGALVYPIIHKKELMRISLITLEVDRRGKDGLICRDNMRADITVAFYLRVNETAEDVLKVAKSIGADRASDREAVNQLFNAKFSEALKTVGKQIEFVNLFENRMEFREKIVAVIGQDLNGYVLEDVAIDYLEQTPKSSLDPSNIMDAEGIKKITELTACQNVRTNELERDEELAIKKKNVETVEAMLALERQESDAKAKQEREIATIRAREEAETKKVQEEERLRAESTSIQVNQEISVKTQNQQREIEVAAQNRLRAVAIEEEKVTRARDLEIVAREREVEIQRIEAEKALEVERKEIANVIRERVAVDKTVAIEEERIKEVREVSEADRRKQTQVLDAEARAEEEKVKQVKAAEAEEISAKHKAVEITTLAQANLESATKEAESKKKLAEGIQAERSAPGLADATVIRAKGDAEADALRGTGISEAEVIAAKGESQAAAQRQIGLAQAEVTREQFKAEADGLVDKFNAMNSMSDQAREHEEFRMGLETALKEAMASIEAGKDIARENAEVLATALQRAKIDIVGGEEHFFNNFAKSLSIGKAIDGLAEKSGTLQAILGKLMEPKDVVATSAQAKAEDAQA; encoded by the coding sequence ATGGCTGATTTATCCGTGCTGATGCCTGTAATTACAGGCGTAGGTATATTTTTCGTAGTACTTATGGGGCTCGCAGCGCTGTTCAAGGCTTTCTATGTAAAGGTTGAGCAGGGTGTGGCGTTGATCGTTAACGACATGACGTCAAAGCCAAAAGTCCATTTTACCGGCGCCTTGGTTTACCCGATCATCCACAAAAAAGAGCTGATGCGTATTTCGCTGATCACGCTTGAGGTTGATCGTAGGGGCAAAGACGGCCTGATTTGCCGCGATAACATGCGTGCAGATATCACAGTTGCCTTCTACTTGCGCGTTAATGAAACCGCAGAAGACGTCCTGAAAGTTGCCAAGTCGATTGGTGCAGACAGAGCGTCTGATCGAGAGGCAGTAAACCAGCTATTCAACGCAAAATTCTCTGAAGCGTTAAAAACAGTTGGTAAACAAATTGAATTCGTCAATTTGTTTGAAAACCGCATGGAATTCCGCGAAAAAATAGTGGCGGTAATTGGCCAAGATCTTAATGGCTATGTGCTGGAAGATGTCGCCATCGACTACCTTGAGCAAACGCCAAAATCCTCTCTTGATCCCAGCAACATCATGGATGCAGAGGGTATCAAGAAAATTACCGAGCTTACAGCATGCCAGAATGTACGCACCAATGAACTTGAGCGTGATGAAGAGCTTGCCATAAAGAAGAAAAATGTAGAAACCGTTGAGGCTATGCTGGCGCTGGAGCGCCAGGAATCAGATGCAAAAGCCAAGCAGGAGCGGGAAATTGCTACCATCCGCGCCCGCGAAGAAGCGGAAACCAAAAAGGTTCAGGAAGAAGAGCGTCTGCGGGCCGAAAGCACCTCTATTCAAGTGAATCAGGAAATTTCAGTTAAAACCCAAAACCAGCAGCGTGAAATTGAAGTGGCAGCACAAAACCGTCTGCGTGCAGTCGCCATTGAAGAAGAAAAGGTTACGCGGGCTCGGGATTTGGAAATTGTTGCGCGTGAACGTGAAGTAGAGATCCAGCGAATTGAGGCTGAAAAGGCGCTGGAAGTAGAGCGTAAGGAAATCGCCAACGTAATTCGTGAGCGTGTAGCAGTAGACAAAACTGTTGCAATTGAAGAAGAGCGCATTAAAGAAGTGCGTGAAGTCTCAGAAGCGGATCGCCGCAAGCAAACCCAGGTGCTTGATGCAGAGGCCCGGGCCGAAGAAGAGAAGGTCAAGCAAGTTAAGGCTGCGGAAGCGGAAGAAATTTCAGCCAAACACAAAGCCGTAGAGATCACCACCTTGGCACAAGCCAATCTGGAATCTGCAACTAAAGAAGCGGAATCCAAGAAGAAGCTGGCTGAAGGTATTCAGGCTGAGCGTTCGGCGCCCGGTCTTGCAGATGCAACCGTAATCAGAGCCAAAGGTGATGCCGAGGCAGACGCCTTGCGTGGTACCGGTATTTCAGAGGCTGAGGTGATTGCAGCCAAAGGTGAATCTCAAGCGGCTGCCCAGCGCCAGATTGGCTTGGCGCAAGCAGAAGTTACGCGCGAGCAATTCAAGGCCGAGGCAGATGGCCTGGTTGATAAGTTCAACGCCATGAACAGCATGAGTGATCAGGCTCGCGAGCACGAAGAGTTCCGCATGGGTCTGGAAACCGCGCTTAAAGAGGCCATGGCCTCTATTGAAGCAGGTAAAGACATTGCGCGCGAAAATGCGGAAGTACTGGCAACGGCACTTCAGCGTGCGAAGATCGACATCGTGGGTGGTGAGGAGCATTTCTTCAATAACTTTGCGAAATCCCTGTCTATCGGCAAGGCCATTGATGGCCTGGCAGAAAAGAGTGGTACCTTGCAGGCCATCCTGGGCAAATTAATGGAGCCCAAAGATGTAGTGGCAACCTCTGCTCAAGCCAAGGCAGAAGACGCCCAAGCTTGA